A single genomic interval of Sander lucioperca isolate FBNREF2018 chromosome 9, SLUC_FBN_1.2, whole genome shotgun sequence harbors:
- the LOC116046186 gene encoding profilin-2-like isoform X2 encodes MSWQSYVENLMADGSCQDSAIVGYTDAKYVWAAHAGGTFNNITSQEIDVLIGKDRETFYTSGLTLGSKKCSVLRDSLHDDGDWTMDIRTKSQGGEPTYNVTVGRAGKVLVLVMGKEAVHGGTLNKKAHAMAEYLRRSGY; translated from the exons ATGTCTTGGCAAAGCTATGTGGAGAACCTGATGGCCGATGGCAGCTGTCAGGATAGCGCCATTGTTGGATATACGGACGCCAAATATGTTTGGGCAGCACATGCCGGTGGTACTTTCAACAATATCACG tcTCAAGAAATTGATGTCCTTATCGGTAAGGACAGGGAGACCTTTTATACCAGCGGTCTCACTCTGGGCTCAAAGAAGTGTTCAGTCCTCAGAGACAGCCTCCATGATGACGGGGACTGGACAATGGACATCAGGACAAAGAGCCAAGGAGGAGAACCTACATACAATGTCACTGTGGGAAGAGCTGGAAAAG TATTGGTTTTAGTCATGGGAAAGGAGGCGGTCCATGGTGGAACTCTTAACAAGAAAGCACATGCAATGGCTGAGTACCTGAGGAGGTCTGGATATTAA
- the LOC116046186 gene encoding profilin-2-like isoform X1: MSWQSYVENLMADGSCQDSAIVGYTDAKYVWAAHAGGTFNNITSQEIDVLIGKDRETFYTSGLTLGSKKCSVLRDSLHDDGDWTMDIRTKSQGGEPTYNVTVGRAGKVLVLVMGKEGVHGGGLNKKAYSMAKYLRDSGF, translated from the exons ATGTCTTGGCAAAGCTATGTGGAGAACCTGATGGCCGATGGCAGCTGTCAGGATAGCGCCATTGTTGGATATACGGACGCCAAATATGTTTGGGCAGCACATGCCGGTGGTACTTTCAACAATATCACG tcTCAAGAAATTGATGTCCTTATCGGTAAGGACAGGGAGACCTTTTATACCAGCGGTCTCACTCTGGGCTCAAAGAAGTGTTCAGTCCTCAGAGACAGCCTCCATGATGACGGGGACTGGACAATGGACATCAGGACAAAGAGCCAAGGAGGAGAACCTACATACAATGTCACTGTGGGAAGAGCTGGAAAAG TTTTGGTTCTTGTAATGGGCAAAGAAGGGGTCCATGGAGGCGGATTGAATAAGAAGGCTTACTCAATGGCAAAATACTTGAGGGATTCAGGGTTTTAA
- the LOC116046186 gene encoding profilin-2-like isoform X3, giving the protein MADGSCQDSAIVGYTDAKYVWAAHAGGTFNNITSQEIDVLIGKDRETFYTSGLTLGSKKCSVLRDSLHDDGDWTMDIRTKSQGGEPTYNVTVGRAGKVLVLVMGKEGVHGGGLNKKAYSMAKYLRDSGF; this is encoded by the exons ATGGCCGATGGCAGCTGTCAGGATAGCGCCATTGTTGGATATACGGACGCCAAATATGTTTGGGCAGCACATGCCGGTGGTACTTTCAACAATATCACG tcTCAAGAAATTGATGTCCTTATCGGTAAGGACAGGGAGACCTTTTATACCAGCGGTCTCACTCTGGGCTCAAAGAAGTGTTCAGTCCTCAGAGACAGCCTCCATGATGACGGGGACTGGACAATGGACATCAGGACAAAGAGCCAAGGAGGAGAACCTACATACAATGTCACTGTGGGAAGAGCTGGAAAAG TTTTGGTTCTTGTAATGGGCAAAGAAGGGGTCCATGGAGGCGGATTGAATAAGAAGGCTTACTCAATGGCAAAATACTTGAGGGATTCAGGGTTTTAA
- the LOC116046137 gene encoding TSC22 domain family protein 2-like isoform X2, producing the protein MSKMPAKKKSCFQITSVTQAQVAAIGAADDTESLDDPDESRTEDVSSEIYDMSRAEYEPACDISSSEEALNNVGEPEATSVMAPSHIPQAGQLSAMSGNIMGEFRKVGVSGSTQGGQQHPGHGATTGVSLITQPGAMQQQPAPAVSAGPASGPVNTSQPAAVTSSAPPPATSTVSCTSRFRVIKLDHGTGEPFRRGRWTCTEFYEKDSEGSAVSRTGDSIRHASATTLDPAADRDSGLGHTGGSVVAPATHSGQGLGSLADASLSSSRMHLVEMPPQQQQPIHHPNYSATQSAFSSSKPTVGGLQPSAPQSLLPLGQNGLPQSVVHIQKSPIMPLSAQPIAYPPLQQQQQVPIGHQLTSVSSGLLQNQPEYYQQQQPTSMQPGISTGQSLPVSSLSAGTQPVGQGHTSVLPPASGGASVPSQVGDVAGGGSVPTGQPAPGLLQQQTGGMGGVAGSILVGGSALHQQAVSQYTATGQPQPHGLHSTSSSVQNVPAIAVSTTVHTAVPSASSAAMPNVTTSSLPPGQIPHSRTLVALGVQGLPATGFGHAEGGVGGKSEGLVNAQSPVVSGKEPVKSLMPESLQLATPTVNSLFGIHIPDDGDMDRTSGTNVAAIDNKIEQAMDLVKSHLMYAVREEVEVLKEQIKELFERNSVLERENAVLKSLANSEQLSQLPAQSATSSGTTPPQQGLIQPQQQAQPPLQVPPQPQSHGQLQHHPTPQQLQTQPQLDPGQQQMQPNVTSA; encoded by the exons ATGTCGAAAATGCCGGCCAAGAAAAAGAGCTGTTTTCAGATCACAAGTGTGACTCAGGCCCAGGTGGCGGCTATTGGTGCCGCCGACGACACGGAGAGTCTGGACGACCCAGACGAGTCACGGACTGAAGATGTGTCGTCAGAGATATACGACATGTCACGGGCTGAGTACGAGCCTGCATGTGACATTAGTTCATCTGAAGAAGCCCTGAATAATGTTGGAGAGCCAGAGGCAACCAGTGTTATGGCACCATCACACATACCTCAAGCCGGTCAGTTGTCTGCCATGTCAGGCAATATCATGGGGGAGTTTCGAAAGGTGGGAGTGTCGGGCTCAACTCAAGGTGGTCAACAGCATCCGGGGCACGGAGCTACAACTGGTGTATCCCTCATCACTCAGCCTGGGGCAATGCAGCAACAGCCTGCTCCAGCAGTCAGCGCTGGGCCAGCCAGCGGTCCAGTAAACACATCCCAACCTGCTGCAGTGACCAGTTCAGCTCCTCCTCCTGCCACCTCCACGGTGAGTTGCACTTCACGCTTCAGGGTCATTAAACTCGATCATGGTACTGGAGAACCTTTTCGAAGAGGCAGGTGGACGTGTACAGAGTTTTATGAGAAAGACTCTGAGGGCTCTGCTGTTAGTAGAACTGGAGATAGCATTAGGCATGCCAGTGCAACAACACTGGACCCTgctgcagacagagacagtgggCTTGGGCATACAGGAGGATCTGTGGTTGCCCCGGCAACACACTCAGGTCAGGGCTTGGGCTCTTTGGCGGAtgcttctctctcttcatcccGCATGCATTTGGTGGAGATGCCgccgcagcagcagcaaccGATCCACCATCCAAACTACAGCGCCACACAGAGTGCTTTCTCCAGCAGCAAGCCAACAGTGGGAGGTCTCCAGCCTTCTGCTCCCCAGAGCTTGCTGCCTCTCGGACAAAACGGCCTGCCTCAATCTGTTGTCCACATACAGAAGTCCCCCATCATGCCTCTTTCAGCTCAGCCCATCGCTTACCCTCCcctgcagcagcaacagcaggttCCTATAGGCCACCAGCTGACCAGCGTGTCTTCTGGATTGCTACAGAACCAGCCAGAGTACTATCAGCAGCAACAGCCCACTTCCATGCAGCCAGGGATATCCACTGGCCAGTCCCTTCCAGTGTCCAGCCTCTCAGCAGGGACACAGCCTGTGGGACAAGGACACACTTCAGTCTTGCCTCCAGCCTCTGGAGGGGCCTCTGTGCCAAGTCAGGTTGGAGATGTTGCAGGAGGAGGGTCTGTACCTACCGGACAGCCAGCTCCAGGCCTCTTGCAGCAGCAGACAGGAGGAATGGGAGGTGTTGCAGGCTCCATACTGGTTGGTGGATCTGCTTTGCATCAGCAGGCTGTGAGTCAGTATACAGCCACTGGACAGCCTCAACCCCACGGCCTCCACTCTACATCCTCCAGTGTACAAAATGTGCCTGCCATCGCAGTGAGCACCACTGTGCACACTGCTGTGCCCAGTGCCTCCAGTGCAGCCATGCCAAATGTAACAACCTCCAGTTTGCCTCCAGGTCAGATACCCCACAGCAGGACTCTAGTGGCTTTGGGGGTGCAGGGCCTCCCAGCAACTGGATTTGGACATGCAGAGGGTGGTGTTGGAGGGAAGTCAGAGGGTCTCGTCAATGCACAGTCTCCTGTTGTCTCTGGGAAGGAACCAGTGAAGTCCCTCATGCCTGAGAGCCTGCAGCTCGCCACTCCGACTGTCAACAGCCTGTTTGGAATCCACATACCTGATGACGGGGATATGGACAG GACCTCGGGAACCAATGTTGCTGCCATTGATAATAAAATTGAACAGGCAATG GACCTAGTGAAAAGCCATCTGATGTATGCGGTGCGTGAAGAGGTGGAGGTCTTAAAGGAGCAGATCAAGGAGCTGTTTGAGAGGAACTCTGTACTGGAGAGGGAGAACGCCGTGTTGAAATCTCTGGCCAACAGCGAGCAGCTGTCCCAGCTGCCCGCCCAGTCGGCCACCAGCTCCGGCACCACGCCCCCCCAGCAAGGACTCATCCAGCCTCAGCAACAGGCCCAGCCTCCGCTTCAAGTTCCGCCTCAGCCGCAGTCACACGGCCAGCTCCAGCACCACCCCACACCCCAGCAGCTCCAGACTCAGCCTCAGCTCGATCCTGGCCAACAACAAATGCAACCCAACGTCACCTCCGCTTGA
- the LOC116046137 gene encoding TSC22 domain family protein 2-like isoform X1 — MSKMPAKKKSCFQITSVTQAQVAAIGAADDTESLDDPDESRTEDVSSEIYDMSRAEYEPACDISSSEEALNNVGEPEATSVMAPSHIPQAGQLSAMSGNIMGEFRKVGVSGSTQGGQQHPGHGATTGVSLITQPGAMQQQPAPAVSAGPASGPVNTSQPAAVTSSAPPPATSTVSCTSRFRVIKLDHGTGEPFRRGRWTCTEFYEKDSEGSAVSRTGDSIRHASATTLDPAADRDSGLGHTGGSVVAPATHSGQGLGSLADASLSSSRMHLVEMPPQQQQPIHHPNYSATQSAFSSSKPTVGGLQPSAPQSLLPLGQNGLPQSVVHIQKSPIMPLSAQPIAYPPLQQQQQVPIGHQLTSVSSGLLQNQPEYYQQQQPTSMQPGISTGQSLPVSSLSAGTQPVGQGHTSVLPPASGGASVPSQVGDVAGGGSVPTGQPAPGLLQQQTGGMGGVAGSILVGGSALHQQAVSQYTATGQPQPHGLHSTSSSVQNVPAIAVSTTVHTAVPSASSAAMPNVTTSSLPPGQIPHSRTLVALGVQGLPATGFGHAEGGVGGKSEGLVNAQSPVVSGKEPVKSLMPESLQLATPTVNSLFGIHIPDDGDMDSYHPPGECLRTSGTNVAAIDNKIEQAMDLVKSHLMYAVREEVEVLKEQIKELFERNSVLERENAVLKSLANSEQLSQLPAQSATSSGTTPPQQGLIQPQQQAQPPLQVPPQPQSHGQLQHHPTPQQLQTQPQLDPGQQQMQPNVTSA, encoded by the exons ATGTCGAAAATGCCGGCCAAGAAAAAGAGCTGTTTTCAGATCACAAGTGTGACTCAGGCCCAGGTGGCGGCTATTGGTGCCGCCGACGACACGGAGAGTCTGGACGACCCAGACGAGTCACGGACTGAAGATGTGTCGTCAGAGATATACGACATGTCACGGGCTGAGTACGAGCCTGCATGTGACATTAGTTCATCTGAAGAAGCCCTGAATAATGTTGGAGAGCCAGAGGCAACCAGTGTTATGGCACCATCACACATACCTCAAGCCGGTCAGTTGTCTGCCATGTCAGGCAATATCATGGGGGAGTTTCGAAAGGTGGGAGTGTCGGGCTCAACTCAAGGTGGTCAACAGCATCCGGGGCACGGAGCTACAACTGGTGTATCCCTCATCACTCAGCCTGGGGCAATGCAGCAACAGCCTGCTCCAGCAGTCAGCGCTGGGCCAGCCAGCGGTCCAGTAAACACATCCCAACCTGCTGCAGTGACCAGTTCAGCTCCTCCTCCTGCCACCTCCACGGTGAGTTGCACTTCACGCTTCAGGGTCATTAAACTCGATCATGGTACTGGAGAACCTTTTCGAAGAGGCAGGTGGACGTGTACAGAGTTTTATGAGAAAGACTCTGAGGGCTCTGCTGTTAGTAGAACTGGAGATAGCATTAGGCATGCCAGTGCAACAACACTGGACCCTgctgcagacagagacagtgggCTTGGGCATACAGGAGGATCTGTGGTTGCCCCGGCAACACACTCAGGTCAGGGCTTGGGCTCTTTGGCGGAtgcttctctctcttcatcccGCATGCATTTGGTGGAGATGCCgccgcagcagcagcaaccGATCCACCATCCAAACTACAGCGCCACACAGAGTGCTTTCTCCAGCAGCAAGCCAACAGTGGGAGGTCTCCAGCCTTCTGCTCCCCAGAGCTTGCTGCCTCTCGGACAAAACGGCCTGCCTCAATCTGTTGTCCACATACAGAAGTCCCCCATCATGCCTCTTTCAGCTCAGCCCATCGCTTACCCTCCcctgcagcagcaacagcaggttCCTATAGGCCACCAGCTGACCAGCGTGTCTTCTGGATTGCTACAGAACCAGCCAGAGTACTATCAGCAGCAACAGCCCACTTCCATGCAGCCAGGGATATCCACTGGCCAGTCCCTTCCAGTGTCCAGCCTCTCAGCAGGGACACAGCCTGTGGGACAAGGACACACTTCAGTCTTGCCTCCAGCCTCTGGAGGGGCCTCTGTGCCAAGTCAGGTTGGAGATGTTGCAGGAGGAGGGTCTGTACCTACCGGACAGCCAGCTCCAGGCCTCTTGCAGCAGCAGACAGGAGGAATGGGAGGTGTTGCAGGCTCCATACTGGTTGGTGGATCTGCTTTGCATCAGCAGGCTGTGAGTCAGTATACAGCCACTGGACAGCCTCAACCCCACGGCCTCCACTCTACATCCTCCAGTGTACAAAATGTGCCTGCCATCGCAGTGAGCACCACTGTGCACACTGCTGTGCCCAGTGCCTCCAGTGCAGCCATGCCAAATGTAACAACCTCCAGTTTGCCTCCAGGTCAGATACCCCACAGCAGGACTCTAGTGGCTTTGGGGGTGCAGGGCCTCCCAGCAACTGGATTTGGACATGCAGAGGGTGGTGTTGGAGGGAAGTCAGAGGGTCTCGTCAATGCACAGTCTCCTGTTGTCTCTGGGAAGGAACCAGTGAAGTCCCTCATGCCTGAGAGCCTGCAGCTCGCCACTCCGACTGTCAACAGCCTGTTTGGAATCCACATACCTGATGACGGGGATATGGACAG CTATCACCCTCCAGGAGAATGTCTGAG GACCTCGGGAACCAATGTTGCTGCCATTGATAATAAAATTGAACAGGCAATG GACCTAGTGAAAAGCCATCTGATGTATGCGGTGCGTGAAGAGGTGGAGGTCTTAAAGGAGCAGATCAAGGAGCTGTTTGAGAGGAACTCTGTACTGGAGAGGGAGAACGCCGTGTTGAAATCTCTGGCCAACAGCGAGCAGCTGTCCCAGCTGCCCGCCCAGTCGGCCACCAGCTCCGGCACCACGCCCCCCCAGCAAGGACTCATCCAGCCTCAGCAACAGGCCCAGCCTCCGCTTCAAGTTCCGCCTCAGCCGCAGTCACACGGCCAGCTCCAGCACCACCCCACACCCCAGCAGCTCCAGACTCAGCCTCAGCTCGATCCTGGCCAACAACAAATGCAACCCAACGTCACCTCCGCTTGA